In Rhipicephalus microplus isolate Deutch F79 chromosome 7, USDA_Rmic, whole genome shotgun sequence, one genomic interval encodes:
- the LOC142767438 gene encoding uncharacterized protein LOC142767438: MRRAVALHCDVSGRPYRIDDFRKPLKDIGVIQQVSGIGAYQMSHVWLLNMKTVEAKKALTDAGVIKVKDRVCLVIDPTRQEVKMKLHWLAFDVTKDAIRRAFYEYGDVKEVTDDRWRVEDFEGVESTTRVVRMQLRDGVSVDQLPHQVRIGSSTALVVVPGRPPLCLRCRSTGHMRRDCKVPRCSECHSFGHEQDECNRSYARAAGRRPETQQSELLMDEEESEQASLPATPQKQTTSDDTPVLGKSKQVSSAPDTNAERKMGSQAAPTTSEETRPAPAMHAASQLQATRPETPASQANAASTPLNSASRHSLANKTHENEDLPSDLDTLNMELESASAKRRRDSDDGAQVDETQVKSEVQWKVVSGGKKRNAARQRSSSLKRDDGRSN; encoded by the coding sequence ATGCGTCGAGCAGTAGCTCTACACTGCGACGTCAGCGGCCGACCGTACcgcatcgacgacttcaggaaacctctcaaagatataggcgtcatacagcaagtaagtggcatcggagcatatcagatgtcgcacgtgtggCTATTGAACATGAAGACCGTGGAAGCAAAGAAAGCGCTGACAGACGCAGGCGTTATCAAAGTTAAAGACCGGGTATGTCTCGTCATTGACCCGACGCGGCAAGAAGTTAAAATGAAATTGCACTGGCTAGCGTTCGATGTTACAAAAGACGCTATTCGACGTGCCTTCTATGAATACGGCGACGTCAAGGAGGTGACCGATGACCGATGGAGAGTCGAGGATTTTGAAGGAGTTGAATCGACCACTCGTGTAGTACGCATGCAACTACGAGATGGCGTTTCTGTGGATCAACTGCCCCATCAGGTGCGTATTGGCAGCAGTACGGCACTGGTCGTGGTGCCGGGAAGACCGCCTTTGTGCTTGCGGTGCCGAAGCACGGGGCATATGCGACGCGATTGTAAGGTCCCAAGGTGCAGCGAATGCCACTCTTTCGGTCATGAGCAGGATGAGTGTAACCGTTCATACGCACGAGCTGCAGGGCGacgaccagagactcaacagagtgaacttctcatggatgaggaggaatctgaacaagcgtctttgcctgcgacaccacagaagcagacgacatcGGATGACACGCCGGTGCTggggaaaagcaagcaagtttcttcAGCCCCGGACACGAACGCCGAACGGAAGATGGGAAGTCAAGCGGCCCCAACGACTAGCGAAGAgacgcgtcctgcgcctgcgatgcacgccgcgtcgcagctgcaagcaacgcgccctgaAACGCCGGCGTCCCAGGCCAACGCTGCTTCGACTCCTCTAAACTCGGCTTCACGGCACTCTTTGGCGAACAAAACACACGAAAATGAGGATTTGCCTAGTGATCTGGATACCTTAAACATGGAATTAGAATCGGCGTCTGCAAAACGCCGTCGCGATTCAGACGACGGTGCTCAAGTAGACGAAACGCAAGTAAAGTCggaagtgcagtggaaggtggtcagtggaggcaagaaacgaaacgctgcccgacaacggtcgtcgtcgctcaaacgcgacgatggccgctcaaactaa